In one Lysobacter alkalisoli genomic region, the following are encoded:
- the ribH gene encoding 6,7-dimethyl-8-ribityllumazine synthase, with the protein MPHIEGDLRSPPGARYAIIASRWNPRITDTLVAGARKTFTGNGVVETAIDVIRVPGAWEIPVTAARLAEAGDHAAIVALGCVVRGDTRHYEQVADGVSDALMRVSLDFGVPVANGVLAVDRFEDAEARAGGNLGNKGEEAALVAIEMAHLLSQLPEPDDLDTFMDTLVEGDLLEGRP; encoded by the coding sequence ATGCCCCATATCGAAGGCGATCTGCGCAGCCCCCCGGGCGCGCGCTACGCGATCATCGCCAGCCGCTGGAACCCGCGCATCACCGATACCCTGGTTGCCGGGGCCCGCAAGACATTCACCGGGAACGGCGTTGTCGAAACCGCGATCGACGTGATCCGGGTGCCCGGTGCCTGGGAAATCCCGGTCACCGCCGCCCGCCTGGCCGAGGCCGGTGACCATGCCGCGATCGTCGCCCTGGGTTGCGTGGTGCGTGGCGACACCCGCCATTACGAACAGGTCGCCGATGGCGTTTCCGACGCGCTGATGCGGGTCTCGCTGGACTTTGGCGTGCCGGTCGCCAACGGGGTGCTGGCGGTCGACCGCTTCGAGGACGCCGAGGCCCGCGCCGGTGGCAACCTCGGCAACAAGGGCGAGGAGGCCGCGCTGGTCGCGATCGAGATGGCGCACCTGCTGTCGCAGCTGCCGGAACCCGACGACCTCGACACGTTCATGGATACACTCGTGGAAGGCGACCTGCTGGAGGGGCGTCCGTGA
- a CDS encoding riboflavin synthase, with the protein MFTGIIEGVGRLASAEPIGGDMRLAIEAGSLPFEQVRLGESIAVNGVCLTVVAFDTHGFAADASNETLALTTLGNLEPGTPVNLERAMRPTDRLGGHLVSGHVDGLGQVLSIDADARAQRWRFAAPPDLLRYIAKKGSICVDGVSLTVNEVDGDGFEVALVPHTVANTAFAHTRVGSAVNLEIDQVARYVERLLGAGLLPGRDN; encoded by the coding sequence ATGTTCACCGGCATCATTGAAGGTGTCGGCCGGCTGGCGTCGGCCGAGCCCATCGGCGGCGACATGCGCCTGGCCATCGAGGCGGGCAGCCTGCCTTTCGAGCAGGTCCGGCTCGGCGAGAGCATCGCCGTCAACGGCGTGTGCCTGACCGTGGTCGCATTCGACACGCACGGCTTCGCCGCGGACGCCTCCAACGAAACCCTCGCCCTGACCACACTCGGCAACCTCGAGCCGGGCACGCCGGTCAATCTGGAGCGCGCGATGCGCCCGACCGACCGCCTCGGCGGCCACCTGGTCAGCGGTCACGTCGACGGCCTCGGCCAGGTGCTGTCGATCGACGCGGATGCACGCGCCCAGCGTTGGCGCTTCGCCGCGCCGCCCGACCTGCTGCGCTACATCGCGAAGAAGGGCTCGATCTGCGTGGATGGCGTCAGCCTGACCGTCAACGAAGTCGACGGTGATGGCTTCGAGGTCGCGTTGGTACCGCACACCGTCGCCAACACCGCCTTCGCCCATACCCGCGTCGGCAGCGCGGTGAACCTCGAGATCGACCAGGTCGCACGTTACGTCGAGCGCTTGTTGGGAGCGGGCCTGCTGCCCGGACGCGACAATTAA
- a CDS encoding class I SAM-dependent methyltransferase, with amino-acid sequence MASERFKDHFSGVADSYAAARPEYPDALFDALAGLIPADARVWEPGCGSGQATRGLAARFAHVHATEPSAEQLARHWAWPGGGSVSLAVEPGERTALPDASVQMVAVAQALHWFDRPRFFAECERVLAAGGMLAAWGYADFLPPEGMIDAVAAFRRQIEPHWPPERADIDARYAGFDWPFPMVASPLPASESWLEVEWSLARFLRYLASQSASARCLAETGDDPVARHAPALAAAWGDPDEVRPIQWPLFLHLRRKP; translated from the coding sequence ATGGCATCGGAACGGTTCAAGGACCACTTCTCCGGTGTCGCCGACAGCTACGCTGCAGCCCGGCCCGAATACCCCGACGCGCTGTTCGATGCCCTGGCCGGGCTCATCCCGGCCGATGCCCGGGTGTGGGAGCCTGGGTGCGGCAGCGGCCAGGCCACCCGTGGACTCGCCGCCCGCTTCGCCCACGTCCACGCCACCGAACCCAGCGCCGAGCAGCTGGCGCGGCATTGGGCCTGGCCGGGCGGGGGATCGGTCAGTCTCGCGGTCGAGCCGGGTGAGCGCACCGCACTGCCCGATGCCAGCGTGCAGATGGTCGCCGTCGCGCAGGCGCTGCATTGGTTCGACCGGCCGCGTTTCTTCGCCGAATGCGAGCGGGTGCTAGCGGCGGGCGGGATGCTCGCGGCATGGGGTTATGCCGACTTTCTGCCGCCGGAGGGCATGATCGACGCGGTTGCCGCGTTCCGCCGCCAGATCGAACCTCACTGGCCGCCCGAGCGCGCCGATATCGATGCCCGCTACGCCGGTTTCGACTGGCCCTTTCCCATGGTCGCTTCGCCGCTGCCGGCATCGGAGTCGTGGCTGGAAGTCGAATGGTCGCTGGCCCGTTTCCTGCGCTATCTCGCCAGCCAGTCCGCCAGCGCCCGCTGCCTGGCGGAAACCGGCGACGATCCGGTTGCCCGTCACGCCCCGGCGCTGGCGGCCGCCTGGGGCGATCCCGACGAGGTCCGCCCGATCCAGTGGCCGCTGTTCCTGCATCTGCGACGCAAGCCGTAG
- the nusB gene encoding transcription antitermination factor NusB encodes MNRRRPDGVDPIARTRARRRALQAVYAWQMSGAPVREVLAQFAHEQAREHADLAYFEDLVIGVDKHRQELDEALTPFLDRTVEEVDAIERAGLRIAAYELRHRLDVPYRVVINEAIESVKKFGTEHGHTYVNGVLDHAAAEWRAAEFGAARRD; translated from the coding sequence GTGAACCGCCGCCGCCCGGACGGGGTCGATCCCATCGCCCGTACCCGTGCCCGTCGCCGCGCGCTGCAGGCGGTCTATGCCTGGCAGATGTCAGGCGCGCCAGTGCGCGAGGTGCTGGCCCAGTTCGCCCATGAACAGGCCCGCGAACACGCCGACCTGGCCTATTTCGAGGATCTGGTGATCGGTGTGGACAAGCACCGCCAGGAACTCGACGAAGCGCTCACCCCGTTCCTCGACCGCACGGTCGAGGAGGTGGATGCGATCGAGCGCGCCGGCCTGCGCATCGCTGCCTACGAGCTGCGCCATCGCCTCGACGTGCCGTATCGCGTGGTCATCAACGAGGCCATCGAGAGCGTCAAGAAGTTTGGCACCGAGCACGGCCACACCTACGTCAATGGTGTGCTCGACCACGCCGCCGCCGAATGGCGTGCCGCCGAGTTCGGTGCTGCGCGTCGCGATTGA
- a CDS encoding ATP-grasp domain-containing protein, with amino-acid sequence MKGSSRREPRAARAIKLGFVINDIATEKDNYTTIRLARRAVERGHSVALIGLGGFIYDSDGTVHAHAHVPRRTDYRDDADFLADVQAADAEVARISVEALDVLMLRSDPADEVNERPWAPNSGLLFAQLAALRHVIVLNDPTHLTDASNKTYFQHFPEVVRPVTCITLDAEEIKAFIAAHDGHGVIKPLQGSGGQSVFVVTPDSDANLNQMIDAVVRDGYAIVQEYLPEARNGDLRLLTLNGRPLQVDGKYACFRRYNDSGDARSNVTAGGKVELAEPDADALRLAGIVAPKLIRDGMYLAGLDIVGDKMMEINVDTPGGINMAEELTGVDFSGYVIADLERKVGLRDHYNRTLGNNELATM; translated from the coding sequence ATGAAGGGTTCGTCCCGCCGGGAGCCGCGCGCTGCGCGCGCCATCAAGCTGGGCTTCGTCATCAACGACATCGCGACGGAGAAGGACAACTACACGACCATCAGGCTGGCCCGGCGCGCGGTCGAGCGTGGGCATTCGGTTGCCCTCATCGGCCTGGGCGGCTTCATCTATGACAGCGACGGTACGGTGCACGCCCATGCGCACGTGCCGAGGCGCACCGATTACCGGGACGACGCTGATTTCCTCGCCGACGTGCAGGCGGCCGACGCGGAGGTTGCGCGGATCTCGGTCGAGGCACTCGACGTGCTGATGCTGCGCAGCGATCCGGCGGACGAAGTCAACGAGCGTCCATGGGCACCCAACAGCGGCTTGCTGTTCGCGCAACTGGCGGCGCTCAGGCACGTGATCGTGCTCAACGACCCGACCCACCTGACCGATGCCTCCAACAAGACCTATTTCCAGCACTTTCCGGAGGTGGTCCGGCCAGTCACCTGCATCACGCTCGATGCCGAGGAGATCAAGGCCTTCATCGCGGCGCATGACGGCCATGGCGTGATCAAGCCGCTGCAGGGCTCCGGTGGCCAGAGCGTATTCGTCGTCACCCCTGACAGCGATGCGAACCTCAACCAGATGATCGACGCCGTCGTCCGCGACGGCTACGCGATCGTCCAGGAGTACCTGCCGGAAGCGCGAAACGGCGACCTCAGGCTGCTCACGCTCAATGGACGGCCGCTGCAGGTCGACGGGAAGTACGCGTGCTTCCGTCGCTACAACGACTCGGGGGACGCCCGCAGCAATGTCACAGCGGGAGGCAAGGTCGAACTGGCCGAACCGGATGCCGACGCCCTGCGCCTTGCCGGTATCGTCGCTCCCAAGCTGATCCGTGATGGCATGTACCTGGCCGGGCTGGACATCGTCGGCGACAAGATGATGGAGATCAACGTCGACACTCCCGGCGGAATCAACATGGCCGAGGAACTTACCGGTGTCGACTTCAGCGGCTA
- a CDS encoding N-formylglutamate amidohydrolase → MDDKAPATSSFFGLDERLVLQRPSADWDLVLDEGPVVATAIHDGHLMRPSLIPHLAIDEDQRRREEDPMTGVLVSVGDVRLCVRASRFQVDLNRPRERALSTNPEDTWGIRVWKGPLPEQELALSLALHDRFYAMVTELVEHLIARWGCVLVLDIHSYNHRRAGADAQPAMAGGNPDIDVGATTLDRSRWGAVVEYMIEVLGEHPAGGRRLDVRENVRYPDGGHFPEWLYATYGDRVCAITLEYKKIYMDEWEGHADIEVIEDLRKGLQAAVDGVRPEFTACR, encoded by the coding sequence ATGGACGATAAAGCGCCCGCGACATCGTCGTTCTTCGGCTTGGACGAGCGGCTGGTCCTGCAGCGGCCCAGTGCCGACTGGGACCTGGTCCTGGACGAGGGGCCGGTGGTCGCGACCGCGATCCATGACGGCCATCTGATGCGTCCGTCATTGATCCCGCATCTGGCGATCGACGAGGACCAGCGCCGTCGCGAGGAGGATCCCATGACCGGTGTCCTGGTCTCTGTAGGCGATGTGCGGCTGTGCGTGCGCGCATCGCGCTTCCAGGTTGATCTGAACCGGCCCCGTGAGCGGGCGCTCTCGACCAACCCGGAGGACACCTGGGGGATACGGGTGTGGAAAGGGCCGTTGCCGGAGCAGGAGCTTGCGCTTTCGCTCGCCCTGCACGACCGTTTCTACGCCATGGTGACGGAGCTGGTCGAGCACCTGATCGCCCGTTGGGGCTGTGTCCTGGTCCTGGACATCCACAGTTACAACCATCGCCGCGCCGGTGCCGACGCCCAGCCCGCGATGGCCGGCGGAAATCCCGACATCGACGTGGGTGCGACCACGCTGGACCGCAGCCGCTGGGGCGCTGTCGTCGAGTACATGATCGAAGTGCTCGGCGAGCACCCCGCGGGCGGGCGCCGCCTGGATGTGCGCGAGAACGTGCGTTATCCCGATGGGGGCCATTTCCCGGAATGGCTGTACGCGACCTACGGCGATCGCGTGTGCGCCATCACCCTGGAGTACAAGAAGATCTACATGGACGAGTGGGAGGGACATGCCGACATCGAAGTCATCGAGGATCTCCGCAAGGGGCTCCAGGCCGCCGTGGATGGGGTCCGTCCGGAGTTCACCGCATGTCGCTGA
- the ribD gene encoding bifunctional diaminohydroxyphosphoribosylaminopyrimidine deaminase/5-amino-6-(5-phosphoribosylamino)uracil reductase RibD, whose translation MTLTPFSFSSLDHLFMAHALRLAGRAAYTTKPNPMVGCVIAHGEEVVGEGWHQRAGEPHAEIHALQAAGERARGATAYVTLEPCAHTGRTGPCADALVAAGVSRVVAAMRDPFPQVAGQGFERLRAAGIAVECGLVETQARQLNRGYLSRIERGRPWVRVKLATSLDGRTALANGESKWISGEASRLDVQHWRACSGAILTGAGTVLADDPQLTVRLGDDTPFVPPLRVVLDPGLATVGRGRVREGDAPTLYIHAPDAKPPRGLSAQVASVPAPGGRFDLNAVLRLLAERHQVNEVQLEAGATLAGAFLQAGLVDELLLYVAPIVLGARARPLFDGLEINSMAERLDLSLVESRQLGADTRLLLRPSAG comes from the coding sequence ATGACTCTGACCCCATTTTCCTTCTCCTCGCTCGATCACCTGTTCATGGCGCATGCCCTGCGCCTGGCCGGGCGCGCCGCATACACCACCAAGCCGAATCCGATGGTCGGCTGTGTGATCGCACACGGCGAGGAGGTCGTCGGCGAGGGTTGGCATCAACGCGCCGGCGAGCCGCACGCCGAGATCCACGCCCTGCAGGCGGCCGGTGAGCGCGCGCGCGGCGCCACCGCCTACGTGACTCTGGAGCCGTGCGCGCATACAGGCCGCACCGGCCCGTGTGCGGACGCGCTGGTCGCAGCCGGTGTGTCGCGGGTGGTGGCGGCGATGCGCGACCCGTTCCCGCAGGTGGCCGGGCAGGGCTTCGAGCGCCTGCGCGCAGCCGGCATCGCGGTCGAATGCGGGCTGGTGGAAACGCAGGCACGCCAGCTCAACCGCGGTTACCTGTCACGGATCGAGCGCGGCCGGCCGTGGGTGAGGGTCAAGCTCGCCACCAGCCTCGACGGCCGCACCGCGCTGGCCAATGGCGAGTCGAAGTGGATCAGTGGCGAGGCCTCGCGGCTGGACGTGCAGCACTGGCGCGCATGCAGTGGCGCGATCCTGACCGGTGCCGGCACCGTGCTGGCCGACGACCCGCAGTTGACCGTACGCCTGGGCGACGACACGCCGTTCGTGCCGCCGCTGCGGGTCGTCCTTGATCCGGGCCTGGCCACGGTCGGTCGTGGCCGTGTGCGCGAGGGCGATGCGCCGACCCTTTATATCCATGCCCCGGACGCGAAGCCCCCGCGGGGGCTGAGCGCACAGGTGGCTTCAGTGCCGGCGCCGGGCGGCCGTTTCGACCTGAACGCGGTGCTGCGCCTGCTGGCCGAGCGCCACCAGGTCAACGAAGTCCAGCTCGAGGCTGGCGCGACCCTCGCCGGCGCCTTTCTGCAAGCCGGCCTGGTGGACGAGCTGCTGCTGTACGTCGCCCCGATCGTGCTCGGCGCCCGGGCGCGGCCTCTGTTCGACGGTCTTGAGATCAACAGCATGGCCGAACGCCTGGACCTGTCGCTGGTCGAATCCCGACAGCTCGGCGCCGACACGAGGCTGCTGCTGAGGCCTTCAGCAGGTTGA
- the nrdR gene encoding transcriptional regulator NrdR, translated as MHCPFCQHTDTRVIDSRVSDDGATIRRRRVCEACGERFSTLETVELKLPAIIKSDGRREAFDARKLRAGFDRALQKRPVSEEQIEAAVRAVVHQLRMTTERELASLRVGEFVMAELRKLDHVAYVRFASVYRAFEDVADFREELDRLESDHAAEGQLPLLGEKVGSESFFPPRTQRTGGSRKK; from the coding sequence ATGCATTGTCCCTTCTGTCAGCACACCGACACCCGCGTGATCGACTCGCGCGTGTCCGACGACGGTGCGACGATCCGCCGTCGCCGCGTCTGTGAGGCTTGCGGGGAGCGTTTCTCGACGCTCGAGACCGTCGAGCTCAAGCTGCCGGCGATCATCAAGAGCGACGGCCGCCGCGAAGCCTTCGATGCCCGCAAGCTGCGTGCCGGCTTCGACCGCGCGCTGCAGAAGCGGCCGGTATCGGAGGAACAGATCGAAGCGGCGGTGCGCGCGGTCGTGCACCAGTTGCGGATGACCACCGAGCGCGAGTTGGCGTCGCTGCGCGTGGGCGAGTTCGTGATGGCCGAGCTGCGCAAGCTCGATCATGTCGCCTACGTGCGCTTCGCCTCGGTGTACCGCGCGTTCGAGGATGTGGCCGACTTCCGTGAGGAGCTCGACCGGCTCGAAAGCGACCATGCTGCGGAAGGTCAATTGCCGCTACTGGGGGAAAAAGTGGGGTCAGAGTCATTTTTTCCCCCGCGGACACAGCGCACCGGCGGCAGCAGGAAAAAATGA
- the ribB gene encoding 3,4-dihydroxy-2-butanone-4-phosphate synthase, with product MPFAPIPELLEEIRNGRMVVIVDDEDRENEGDLIMAAELVKPSDINFMVTHARGLVCLSLTRERCAQLGLPPMVRDNTSQHHTNFTVSIEAAEGVTTGISAYDRAHTVRTAVRPDAKPADLHQPGHIFPLQAQPGGVLNRAGHTEAAADLAMLAGLEPAGVLVEILNPDGSMARRPQLEQFAAEHGLKIGSIEDLIRHRLDTEHTVERVDARPIETEHGEFQLVTYRDRLSHVLHFALLRGAPDAVTPTLVRVHVHNPLADTLHWRRPDFGPAVSDVLARISAEGRGALVVLGGDQPSPDALLRRIQVGMPAESGHHEEPVAGGRGQALSEWRRNGAGGQILADLGLGKLRVLGTPRKQIGLAGFGLEVVEYVSGDGC from the coding sequence ATGCCTTTCGCCCCCATCCCCGAGCTGCTGGAAGAAATCCGCAACGGCCGCATGGTCGTGATCGTCGACGACGAGGACCGCGAGAACGAAGGCGACCTGATCATGGCCGCCGAGCTGGTCAAGCCGTCGGACATCAACTTCATGGTCACCCACGCGCGCGGCCTGGTCTGCCTGTCGCTGACCCGCGAGCGCTGCGCCCAGCTCGGCTTGCCGCCGATGGTGCGCGACAACACCTCGCAGCACCACACCAACTTCACCGTCAGCATCGAGGCGGCCGAGGGCGTGACCACCGGCATCAGCGCCTACGACCGCGCCCACACCGTCCGCACCGCAGTGCGCCCGGATGCGAAGCCGGCCGACCTGCACCAGCCCGGCCACATCTTCCCGTTGCAGGCACAGCCGGGCGGCGTGCTCAACCGCGCCGGACATACCGAGGCCGCGGCCGACCTGGCGATGCTGGCCGGGCTGGAGCCGGCCGGGGTGCTGGTCGAGATCCTCAACCCCGACGGCAGCATGGCGCGGCGCCCGCAACTGGAGCAGTTCGCTGCCGAGCATGGCTTGAAGATCGGTTCGATCGAGGACCTGATCCGCCATCGGCTCGACACCGAGCACACCGTCGAGCGGGTCGACGCACGCCCGATCGAGACCGAGCACGGCGAGTTCCAGCTGGTGACCTACCGTGACCGGCTCAGTCACGTCCTGCATTTCGCCCTGCTGCGCGGCGCACCCGATGCCGTCACCCCGACTCTCGTCCGCGTGCACGTGCACAACCCGTTGGCCGATACGCTGCACTGGCGGCGTCCGGACTTTGGCCCCGCGGTGAGCGACGTGCTGGCGCGGATATCCGCCGAAGGCCGTGGCGCGCTGGTGGTGCTCGGAGGCGATCAGCCGTCGCCCGATGCCCTGCTGCGACGGATCCAGGTCGGGATGCCTGCCGAAAGCGGGCACCACGAAGAGCCGGTCGCCGGTGGTCGCGGCCAGGCTCTCAGCGAATGGCGACGCAACGGCGCAGGCGGCCAGATCCTCGCTGACCTCGGCCTCGGCAAGCTGCGCGTGCTCGGCACTCCGCGCAAGCAGATCGGCCTGGCCGGGTTCGGGCTGGAGGTGGTCGAGTACGTGTCTGGGGATGGTTGCTAG
- a CDS encoding flavohemoglobin expression-modulating QEGLA motif protein gives MSLSAARHIGSDVCGLPPVAAGIDGELAELDRQLDWLLALSPVDNDGLWESFRSSGYTRVEPLRYIDLEIDLDDARQRLLDLPIDRIESPLLEGLLSEKQRELERQVELVRLRGTDGFVTASLDLFGGVDATLLELACDILREVPHGRALVADAGIDEVLEAVEAELDWYRQRAPDFHADIVVDTDIGSMMMVSHGTFYVDGDIRLPHARIQPLVQHEIGTHVVTRYNGSKQPLRQLEVGLAHYDALQEGLGVLAEYLAGYLSGDRLRVLAARVVAVDMAIHGDGIAQIFACLHETHGLPTDDAFDIAVRALRGGGLTKDAVYLSGLCDLIAHLHAGNPLVPLLMGKFALSHRVVLDQLVEHGWAVPPALLPRYFDHPEFEARLAHCRETGIIDFYHLEPRS, from the coding sequence ATGTCGCTGAGCGCCGCCCGGCACATCGGATCCGACGTGTGCGGGCTGCCGCCCGTGGCGGCCGGGATCGATGGTGAGCTGGCCGAACTGGATCGGCAGCTGGACTGGCTGCTGGCGCTCTCGCCGGTCGATAACGACGGACTCTGGGAAAGCTTCAGGAGCAGCGGCTACACCCGCGTCGAGCCTCTGCGGTACATCGATCTCGAGATCGACCTGGACGACGCCCGCCAACGTCTCCTCGACCTGCCCATCGACCGCATCGAGTCGCCGCTGCTCGAGGGGCTCCTGTCGGAGAAGCAGCGCGAGCTCGAGCGCCAGGTCGAACTGGTGCGATTACGTGGCACCGACGGCTTCGTGACCGCCAGCCTGGACCTGTTCGGCGGGGTGGATGCCACCTTGCTGGAACTAGCCTGCGACATCCTGCGGGAGGTGCCGCATGGCCGTGCACTGGTAGCGGATGCCGGCATCGACGAAGTCCTTGAGGCGGTCGAGGCCGAGCTGGACTGGTACCGGCAGCGCGCACCCGATTTCCATGCCGACATCGTCGTCGACACCGACATCGGCTCGATGATGATGGTGTCGCACGGGACCTTCTACGTCGACGGTGACATACGCCTGCCGCACGCGCGCATCCAGCCGCTGGTCCAGCATGAGATCGGCACCCATGTGGTGACGCGCTACAACGGCTCGAAGCAGCCGCTGCGCCAGCTGGAAGTCGGGTTGGCTCACTACGACGCGCTGCAGGAAGGGCTGGGGGTGCTGGCCGAGTACCTGGCCGGCTATCTGTCGGGCGACCGCCTGCGGGTGCTGGCCGCGCGTGTGGTCGCCGTCGACATGGCGATCCATGGCGACGGCATCGCGCAGATCTTCGCGTGCCTGCACGAAACGCATGGCCTGCCCACCGACGACGCTTTCGACATCGCGGTGCGTGCCCTGCGCGGCGGCGGATTGACCAAGGATGCGGTGTACCTGAGCGGGCTGTGCGACCTCATCGCCCACCTGCACGCGGGCAATCCCCTGGTCCCCCTGCTGATGGGCAAGTTCGCGCTGTCGCATCGGGTCGTGCTCGACCAGCTGGTCGAACACGGATGGGCGGTGCCGCCCGCGCTCCTGCCCCGTTACTTCGACCATCCCGAGTTCGAGGCGCGGCTGGCGCATTGCCGGGAAACGGGCATCATCGATTTCTACCACCTGGAGCCGCGGTCATGA
- the thiL gene encoding thiamine-phosphate kinase, translated as MAEFELITRIRQRAATRDDVILGIGDDAALLQPPTGHQLVVAMDTLNAGVHFPRATAAADIGWKALAVNLSDLAAMGAEPAWCTLSLSLPESDEDWLDGFLDGFLELAAQHRVALVGGDTTRGPLSVCVTVHGFVEPGRALRRDAARVGDTVWVSGTLGDAAAALALLESGAIPAVDTLRQRLDRPTPRIALGRALSGLAHACIDVSDGLLADLDHVCEASGVGMRIALDRLPASDALGTACDDDARASFQASGGDDYELAFTAPTATDGEILAAAANAGVPVSRVGEVVVGERVRAFAADGCEWQPRHRGHIHFDG; from the coding sequence TTGGCCGAGTTCGAACTCATCACCCGGATAAGACAGCGCGCCGCGACCCGCGACGACGTGATCCTCGGCATCGGCGACGACGCCGCGCTGCTGCAACCGCCGACCGGGCACCAGCTCGTGGTCGCAATGGACACCCTCAACGCCGGTGTCCACTTCCCGCGTGCTACCGCCGCGGCCGACATCGGCTGGAAAGCGCTGGCGGTCAACCTGTCCGACCTTGCCGCGATGGGCGCCGAACCGGCCTGGTGCACGCTGTCGCTGTCTCTGCCCGAAAGCGATGAAGACTGGCTCGACGGTTTCCTTGACGGCTTCCTCGAACTGGCTGCGCAGCACCGCGTCGCCCTGGTTGGCGGTGACACCACCCGCGGCCCATTGTCGGTCTGCGTGACCGTACATGGCTTCGTGGAGCCCGGTCGTGCGCTGAGGCGCGATGCCGCGCGGGTGGGCGACACGGTCTGGGTCAGCGGCACCCTCGGCGATGCTGCCGCTGCGCTGGCGCTGCTTGAATCCGGAGCAATCCCCGCTGTCGATACGCTGCGCCAGCGCCTCGATCGCCCAACCCCGCGCATCGCACTGGGTCGAGCGTTGTCCGGTCTTGCCCACGCCTGCATCGACGTATCCGATGGCCTGTTGGCCGACCTCGACCACGTCTGCGAGGCCAGCGGCGTCGGCATGCGGATCGCTCTGGACCGGCTGCCGGCTTCGGATGCGCTCGGCACTGCCTGCGATGACGACGCCCGTGCGAGCTTCCAGGCTAGCGGCGGCGATGACTACGAACTCGCGTTTACCGCTCCGACGGCCACAGACGGTGAGATCCTCGCCGCGGCCGCCAACGCCGGCGTTCCGGTATCCCGGGTCGGGGAGGTTGTGGTCGGCGAACGGGTCCGCGCATTTGCTGCCGACGGATGCGAATGGCAGCCGCGGCACCGCGGCCATATCCATTTCGACGGCTGA